A region of the Longimicrobiaceae bacterium genome:
CGGCGCGCGCGACTCGCTGATCGCGACGCTGGGATTGACGCCGTTCCCGAAGCTGGACGAGCCGGAGGAAAGCGAGGGCCCCGGCCCCGGCGTGCGCCTCTTCGCCGACCTGGCCGGCGAGCCGCCCGAGCGCATCGCCGAGGACCCGCAGGCGTTCGTGGATGCGTTCGCACGCATGATGCGGGGAGCGGGTGACAAGCTCTCCCGCGCGCTGCGCAGCGAGGGCGGCAAGGACGAGCTTCGCGCCGCCATGAGCGACCTCGCCGCGACCCTGAAGAAGCACGGCATCTCTGCGGATCCCGCCGGTGCGCCAACTTCCGCATCCGCCGAATCTCCCAAGTCGTCCGAAGCTCCCGCGCCGGCGGACGTTGCGGCGCCACCCACGACACCCGTCGCGAACGTGCATCAGGACGAGCATCCTCATCTCTCAGCCCTGGACGCGCCAATCGCTGAGGGGACTTCCATGCCGGGCAGTGGCGCGGTAGACGACCGGCTGCCGGCCTCGCCCGAGCTTGAGGCGTTCGTGGCGGAGCTGGAGCGGGCGGTCAGGTCCAGGGGCGGGGGGAATTAGCGGAGACGGTCCCCTCCAATCTGTCGAAAGTCCCCACCGGCGGTGGCCCATCCGCGCCACGATCCCTGTTCGCCGTCTCCCATCACCTTTCCCCAGGAGGCGAGATGCCGGAACAGACCCAACCCCGGGGCAACACGCCGCGCCCGCAGCGCCTGCGCCGCCTCAGCTTCGAGTACGACGGCCACTACGTGCAGCTGCTCGATGACGAGGACGTGGAGGCCATCCACACCGCCTCGCACCCCGCCGACCTGGCCGGAAGCTACTCCCACTGGTTCGAGGTTCTCGACAGCGGGGGGAAACGGCTGTACCATCAGCTTCTCCCCGGGCACCCCGCCGGCGCGCCCGAGGTCTTCCACCACGAGGAGCCGGTCAAGCGCGACTGGGAGGCATCCAGCCGTGGCGCCTTCACCATCTACGTGCCCGCGCCCGGTCCCGGCGAGGAGCACGAGGTGCGGCTCCACCGCCCGCATCCCCATCCCGACGAGGCGGCCGCGCACCCCGCCGGGCCCACCGTGCTCGGCGCCTTCAAGCTCAGGTACAGGAACGAGGAGGACGACGATGTCTAAAGCACCATTCCCGTTCACTCTGGTCTCCGGCGGGGCCAATCCGAAGACGGCCCTCAACCTCGTGGTGCTCAGTGATGGCTATACCGCTGGGGAGCTGGGGAGGTACGCGACGACGGTGAGCGCGTTCGTGGCGGCGCTTCACGCCGAGCCGGCGCTCAACAGCTTCTCCGACCGGATCAACGTCTTCCGCGTGGATGTCCCTTCGGAGCAGTCGGGGTGCTCCCGGCCGGGAGGCGAGAGGAAAACCCACTTCCGCTCTCGCTCGGTGGGCGACCGGGTGATCACGACGGACCAGACAATCGCGATCAAAGAGGCGGGCGCTGCCCTGAAGGGCCTGAAGCTCCGGGCTATCGTGCAGGTGAATACGCCCGAGTACGGGGGATCGGGCGGCGGGGTCGCCGTGTTTTCGTCCGAGGTAAATGCGCCCCAGATCGCCATTCACGAGATCGGCCACTCGGAGTTCGGGCTGGGGGACGAGTACGAGGACCCGGCCGCGCCCCAGACCGAGAAGAGCACCGCCAACCGCAACATCGCGCTGGGCCCGATCGTCACCGAGCCGCTCTGGCTGAACCGCCTCACGCCTCCCGGCGCGAGGATCTTCCCGAACCCTGGTCCCGGCGGGGTGCTGGGCAACGACGCGAACGGCGTGGTAGGCCTCTTCGAGGGCGCGCTCTTCCACTCGTCCGGCCGGTATCGCCCCACGGCCACGTGCAAGATGCGGGACCTGCGCGCGCCGTTCTGCGCGGTGTGCGAGGACCTGATCGCGGAGCACCTGTCCATGCACTACGCTCCCTGACCGCCGAGGCACCCGATGCGGACGCACGACGGCGGCCGGGCACTCATGCCCGGCCGCCGTCTCCGTCTTCGAACCTCCGCGCGGGCGGCAGCGCCTACGCGACTGCGTGCTCGCGGTCGTGGAGCTTCAGCTTCTTCTTGTGCTTCTTGCCCTTCTTCTCCTTCTTCGCGCGCTTCGGCTCCGCGGCGGAGAGGCTGGCGCGCGCCTTGGCTTCGGCGCGCTCGGCCCAGCGGGTCGCCACCGCGGTCACCACGCCCGTGGCCACCGCCTGTGCCACCTCGGCACCGTAGCGGCGCACCAGCTTCTTCATCTGCTTGCCCAGCGCCTTCTTGAGCTTCGCCTTGATCACTGCCATCGCGCGCGCCTCCTTCGGCTCGAGGTCTCCGTCGTCGGGCGCAGGCGGCGCATCTCCCATGCCGTGCGGCGGCCCCGCTCGGTAACGGAAATGCAACGATGGCACGCGTGTTGTCACGGGAGATGCGGACCACACCGCCTTCCACCCGGACCCACGCCATGCAGAGAGAAGCGATTCGCGAACGGCTGGACCTGAACCACGCAGCCGCACACCTGCTGGACGAGTGCCGCATGGTGCTTCCCGGCATCCAGGCGCTGTTCGGCTTCCAGCTCATCGCCGTCTTCAACGCCACCTTCCACGACAAGCTGACGCCCGGCCTCCAGCAGCTGCACCTGGCCGCCATCGTGCTCGTGTCGCTCGCGATCGCGCTGGTGATGACGCCCGCCGCGCTGCACCGCCAGGCCGGCGCGCAGGAGGTGACCAGCGGCTTCATCCGCGCCTCCAGCCGCCTCCTGCTCGCGGGGATGGTCCCGCTCGCGGCCGGGATCCTCGCGGACGTGTACCTCATCGCCCGCCTCATCCTCCACGCA
Encoded here:
- a CDS encoding DUF6328 family protein, with product MQREAIRERLDLNHAAAHLLDECRMVLPGIQALFGFQLIAVFNATFHDKLTPGLQQLHLAAIVLVSLAIALVMTPAALHRQAGAQEVTSGFIRASSRLLLAGMVPLAAGILADVYLIARLILHADGTALAVAAIVLAAFAFLWGILPRVHRLRQALES
- a CDS encoding M64 family metallopeptidase, whose translation is MSKAPFPFTLVSGGANPKTALNLVVLSDGYTAGELGRYATTVSAFVAALHAEPALNSFSDRINVFRVDVPSEQSGCSRPGGERKTHFRSRSVGDRVITTDQTIAIKEAGAALKGLKLRAIVQVNTPEYGGSGGGVAVFSSEVNAPQIAIHEIGHSEFGLGDEYEDPAAPQTEKSTANRNIALGPIVTEPLWLNRLTPPGARIFPNPGPGGVLGNDANGVVGLFEGALFHSSGRYRPTATCKMRDLRAPFCAVCEDLIAEHLSMHYAP